The DNA window CTACGACGTAAGCGCCATAAGTTTCGGGGCTTATCCTTTCTTAAAAGACGAATACGCCCTTTTAAAAACGGCAATAAGTTTCGGATACGGATACGGGCCGAAACTCGTAAAATTAAAAGGTAAAAAACTTAAAAGAAATTTCAAAGTGGCCCTAAGCGGAGAATACACAACAAACGCTCTTATTTTTAAAATCTACTATCCGAATGCAAGAATCGTATATAAAAATTTTCTTGATATCGAAAAAGCTGTGCTTGATGGGGAGGTGGACGCCGGAGTTTTGATTCATGAAAGTATTTTGACTTTCGATGAGAGACTTGAAGTTGAAAAAGAACTATGGGATATTTGGGTGGAGCTTGTAGGCAATAGGCCTCTTCCGCTTGGCGGAATGGCTATTAGACGCTCCATTCCTTTACTTGATGCGATAAATATTGAAGATATCCTGACAAAAGCCGTAGAAGTCGCAAACAAACACAAAAATCTTTTGGCTAAAATGTTAATTGAGAGAAATTTGGTAAGAGTGGATGACAAAACTCTTGATAAATATTTAAGCCTTTATGCAAACGACAAATCGATATCTCTTGATGAAGAACAAATCGAATCTATTAATAAATTGTACGAATTGGGATATAAAGCGGGAATATTACCTTGTATGAAAGATGTAAGAGAATATATGATTCCGAGAGAATATAAAAAAGTAAGAGAAGGTAACTTTTAATTTAAATCTTAAAGTAATAAAAATACCAAATAAAAATATATATATATAAAATTAATAAATAAAGCGAAACAATTGCAAATTTTAATGGAAAAAAAGCGTTAAAAAAAGCACACAAGCTCGAAGAGGTCTGGGCTTTTTAGCTTTTTTGCAATGGCCAAAATTTGCTCTCTTGTTGAGCTTATTTCATTAATTCTTATATTTTATTTATTTTATAATACTTAAAAAAAAGGCAAAAAATGGACTTTCAAGAATGGCTTAAAAAAAACGAACTAAGCCTGAAATGCAAACCAAGAACCCAAAGAGCAAGCTATATAGAGTTTTTCGAAGGAGAGTTCAAAGGCGACAAAATCCCCGAATTCAAAAGAGGAGAAGTATATTTTGCAAAGCTAACGGATAGTGCTAAAACAAGACCTTTTTTAATCTACCAAAACGATTATCTAAATAGAGCCTGTTATGAAGGATTGTATCATACCGTAGTGGTTTTACCTCTTTCGGGACAGATTTTGGGAGGAGATTACAGAGTTTTGATAAAAAAAAGAGACAATATGACAAGAGATAGCGAAATAGTCGCTACCGCAATTGGTATAATATCGACAGGTAAAATTATTTTTTCCAAAGGATTGGTTACGAAACTGACACAAGAAGAACTTCAAAAAGTCGATTCGGCGGTAAAAAAAGTTTTAGGAATGGAAAATGCAATCTGAAATTATAGCTCTTGCCGTTGCGGCGCTTAAATTAGCACTATTGTTATCGCTACCTGCACTGCTTGTCGGTATGATTGTGGGGCTTATAGTATCTATTTTTCAAGCCACTACTCAAATCAACGAAATGACACTGAGTTTCGTGCCGAAAATCATAGCGATTGCGGTTGTATTAATTTTAACCCTTCCTTGGATGATGAACGAAATGATAGATTTTACAAAATACGTTTTTAGTCTTATACCTACTTTTCTTAGATAATTTTATATCTGTCAATCATCGACAAATCTTTTAGTAATTTTTTCAAATTCACCATCCCCTCGTATTCACCCGAAACATTTACATACGGAACGTATTCGGAGCTTATAAGCCCCAAAACCTTAACGATTTCATCGCTTTTATAGTTTTCTCTCCAAACTATCGGATGAGTGTTTAGGACGTTTTTTATTTTTTCGTTTTTGTTTTTTAGTTTCAGTCTTATATCTTTAAAAGAGAGAACGCCTATTAATTTATTGTTTTCATCCACAACGGGCATCGATTTGAAGTTGTTTTTTCTAAAATGTAAAAACGCTTCTTTCACACTCAAGTCGGCTCTTAGAGGCTCGATATAAACAAGATAACTATAAACTTTCATCTTATCAAGAAACCTCAAAACATTAGGATTTTCTATATCGATTCCTTTTTGGATAAGACTTCTTTTAAAATAACCGCCGGGTTCATACTTAGAGACGATAAAAGCGGTTATTGAAGAGGCTATTAAAGACGGTATCAAAAGCTGATACGAATGTGTAAGCTCTATTATAATAATCGTACTTCTAAGTGGCGCTTTCGATATTCCGGCAAGCATAGCCACACTTCCGACAAGTGCCAAGACCCTGGGGTCAGCTCC is part of the Caminibacter pacificus genome and encodes:
- a CDS encoding type II toxin-antitoxin system PemK/MazF family toxin, whose product is MDFQEWLKKNELSLKCKPRTQRASYIEFFEGEFKGDKIPEFKRGEVYFAKLTDSAKTRPFLIYQNDYLNRACYEGLYHTVVVLPLSGQILGGDYRVLIKKRDNMTRDSEIVATAIGIISTGKIIFSKGLVTKLTQEELQKVDSAVKKVLGMENAI
- a CDS encoding menaquinone biosynthesis family protein — its product is MKEYTIAHSPDADDIFMYYAIKFGWIGDKKYKFQNIAEDIETLNQKTLKNIYDVSAISFGAYPFLKDEYALLKTAISFGYGYGPKLVKLKGKKLKRNFKVALSGEYTTNALIFKIYYPNARIVYKNFLDIEKAVLDGEVDAGVLIHESILTFDERLEVEKELWDIWVELVGNRPLPLGGMAIRRSIPLLDAINIEDILTKAVEVANKHKNLLAKMLIERNLVRVDDKTLDKYLSLYANDKSISLDEEQIESINKLYELGYKAGILPCMKDVREYMIPREYKKVREGNF
- the fliQ gene encoding flagellar biosynthesis protein FliQ, producing the protein MQSEIIALAVAALKLALLLSLPALLVGMIVGLIVSIFQATTQINEMTLSFVPKIIAIAVVLILTLPWMMNEMIDFTKYVFSLIPTFLR